The nucleotide window AGCCTCTATGTTCGGCTTCAAGAAGGCCGACTTCTTCGAGCTCGAGGACCGATCGGAGGCGGAGGTCCCTAACGTGGGATTTTAACCTTATGAAAAAACTCAGATTTAAGGCTCTGGTGCTATCTCTCGCCCTGTTCGCCCTTCCGGCGACGGCGGCGGAGGTCATCACCGATTTTCACAGCGACGTCAAAATCGACCAGGAAGGGGTTCTCCACGTCACCGAGACCATTTCGGTCAACGCAGAGGGAGTCCAGATCAAAAGAGGTATATTCAGGGACTTCCCCACCGACTATCGGGGAAAGGACGGAAAGACGATCACCGTTCCCTTTAACGTCACCTCGGTGACCAGAGACGGCAAGGAGGAACCCTGGACTACCCAGGGTCTTTCAAACGGGGTGAGGGTTAGGATAGGGTCGTCGGAGGTGCTTCTACCGAGAGGAGAGCATCGCTACACCATATCCTACACCACCGCCAGGCAGATAGGCTTTTTCGACGAACACGACGAACTTTACTGGAACGTCACGGGAAACGGCTGGCAGTTCCCTATACTTAAGGCGTCCTGTAGGGTAAAGCTCCCTCCTGGGGCGGAGGTGCTACAGCTCGGGGCCTGGACGGGGTTCGAGGGATCTAAGGACAGAAACGCCACCATGACCTCAGAGGGACTCAGCACGGCGCTCTTCCAGACCACCAGAAAGCTTTCTCCGCGAGAGGGGTTGACCATCGCGGTCAGCTGGCCTAAAGGACTGGTATCCCCTCCTGGGGAAAACGCCTACTTTCTGACCGACTACGGTATGGACCTGACCTTCGGGACAGCGGCTCTGTTGGGGCTTATCTACTTCCTATGGGCCTGGTTTAAGGTCGGTAAGGACCCCCGGAAGGGAACTATAATCCCCCGTTTTACCCCTCCTGAGGACCTCTCCCCGGCTGCGACGAGACAGATGTCCATTATGGGATTCGACAACAGGAGCTTCAGCTCCGCCATAATTTCCCTGGCGGTAAAGGGATATCTCATAATCTCCGAGGAAGAAGGACTGTTCAAGAAATACCGACTGACAAAAACCTCCACCGACAGGAGAAAGGACAAGCCCTCTAAGGAGGAGCAGAGGCTGTTTTCCGTTCTGCTCGGATCCAGGGAGTCGGTGCTTCTAAAGCAGGAATCCCACGAGATAATCGGAGCCGCCAGAGAC belongs to Dethiosulfovibrio salsuginis and includes:
- a CDS encoding DUF2207 domain-containing protein, with amino-acid sequence MKKLRFKALVLSLALFALPATAAEVITDFHSDVKIDQEGVLHVTETISVNAEGVQIKRGIFRDFPTDYRGKDGKTITVPFNVTSVTRDGKEEPWTTQGLSNGVRVRIGSSEVLLPRGEHRYTISYTTARQIGFFDEHDELYWNVTGNGWQFPILKASCRVKLPPGAEVLQLGAWTGFEGSKDRNATMTSEGLSTALFQTTRKLSPREGLTIAVSWPKGLVSPPGENAYFLTDYGMDLTFGTAALLGLIYFLWAWFKVGKDPRKGTIIPRFTPPEDLSPAATRQMSIMGFDNRSFSSAIISLAVKGYLIISEEEGLFKKYRLTKTSTDRRKDKPSKEEQRLFSVLLGSRESVLLKQESHEIIGAARDAARDTLESAYGHLYRRNIGYTVVGILLMIAVLVPGAFLFGRGEEDIAFSLGATAAATVAAVVFSTLIRTMRRRWRETKGIKALFAVTTIAIALAVLATVFGLSILVGSTVLYPEATWAMTLIALIPAIFIPIMRAPTSEGRALMDQVEGFAMYLKVAEEDRLNVLNPPEKTPELFERYLPYALALGLEQAWGDKFAKVLEAAQGTDGTYSPGWYAGTAPLHVGAMGSFASDLGSSFSSAVASSATAPGSDSAFSGGGGGGGSSGGGGGGGGGGGW